In one window of Candidatus Hydrogenedentota bacterium DNA:
- a CDS encoding efflux RND transporter permease subunit, translating to MTQTADPPKQHYRIAIRRPVTMVMLFLTILVFGLRSYQQLPINLMPNMSYPTLTVRTEYEGAAPEDVEKLVTRPLEEMLSIVSGLVEISSVSAPGLSEIVLEFSWGTDMSIAQQDVRDRLDLFEPPREVTQKPVILRYDPTRDPVMRVAIVPSQEFSSEAEEARMLTGIRDAAERHLKSDLEAEPGIAQATIKGGQEEEVQVLVDAEKLKGLGLALDTVVMSLAQQNINLSGGQLREGKTEYLVRTLNEFATVEEIAGSLVATPGGLRRLSDFADVFMGVKDRTTIVHINGREVVALEIYKEGDANTVRVCNRVKDLLDIPRKPGVAEIFMEQYYKTMDAAQERAREAVSGKEQSVREGVRKSAKRTLLGRLPKDVNLVLISDQSRFIVASITEVQNATLNGGLLALIILFLFLREVRSTMIIGVAIPISVVATFVPMFMQGVSLNIMSLGGLALGVGMLVDNSIVVLESIFRCREEGDDILDAAERGTREVSGAVLASTLTTVCVFLPITFVEGIAGQLFRDLALSVTYSLLASLLTAMYLVPLIASRRKLQLDAQTQVVWTLRAWREARDDRGWSAPVSLLLVVPLGLIYAGRGFKRIGGETFGPAWAALHAPFAGGLGAAGRLAGVARALFGLVSMPVLFLLFLCQLALALLYVLFSTALHTACVLVLLVFLLARLLLMIILWPALFLFEKAFNGLRAGYAVSLRHALRFSAVFLLLSLVLAVHAGSVGARLGRELIPPMKQGEFGMRVEARAGTRLADMEARARRFEEILRSAPEVDTVTVEIGQEKSSTEANRGENIANFNVLLKNPDETAAFQDRITEELRAKVMTARTDEQITFTLPSLFSFKTAIELHVVGDDLAELRRVGGRAIEVISKIPGVKDTELSMKSGYPEVIIELDRELLAARGVSPGQIAQRLRTEVQGDVATRFSRAGEKVDIRVRTDRALLSSVEDLRRLSIADGFVPIPLSDVASITVREGPSEVRRVDQKQVVVIYANVEGRDLGAVSRDIDDAVRSVDRPDDFYFAQGGQNRELNTAYESLRFALLLAIFLVYVVMACQFESVIHPALVMFSIPLAFVGVVYALDYTGTSLSIMVFLGGIVLAGIVVNNAIVLVDYINQLRARGMSKRDAIVMAGTVRLRPILMTTLTTVLGLLPMLAATGEGAEMRRPMAITVMAGLSASTLLTLYIIPMVYDLFGGRAPKK from the coding sequence ATGACGCAGACGGCAGACCCCCCCAAGCAGCACTATCGCATCGCCATCCGCCGTCCCGTGACGATGGTGATGCTGTTCCTCACCATCCTGGTTTTCGGCCTCCGCTCATACCAGCAGCTTCCCATCAACCTGATGCCGAACATGTCCTACCCGACCCTCACGGTGCGCACCGAATACGAGGGGGCGGCCCCCGAGGACGTGGAGAAACTGGTCACCCGGCCCCTGGAGGAGATGCTGAGCATCGTCAGCGGCCTGGTGGAAATCAGCAGTGTGTCGGCGCCGGGCCTTTCCGAGATTGTGCTCGAGTTCTCCTGGGGCACCGACATGAGCATCGCGCAGCAGGACGTGCGCGACCGGCTCGATCTTTTCGAGCCGCCCCGCGAGGTGACCCAGAAGCCGGTGATCCTGCGGTATGACCCGACCCGCGACCCCGTCATGCGCGTGGCCATCGTGCCCTCGCAGGAGTTTTCCAGCGAGGCCGAGGAGGCGCGGATGCTCACGGGCATCCGCGACGCGGCGGAGCGCCACCTGAAGAGCGATCTGGAGGCCGAGCCGGGCATCGCGCAGGCGACCATCAAGGGCGGGCAGGAGGAGGAGGTGCAGGTGCTGGTGGACGCGGAGAAGCTGAAGGGGCTCGGCCTGGCCCTGGACACCGTGGTGATGAGCCTCGCCCAGCAGAACATCAACCTTTCGGGCGGCCAGCTCCGCGAGGGGAAGACGGAGTACCTCGTCCGCACCCTGAACGAGTTCGCCACCGTCGAGGAGATTGCCGGCAGCCTGGTCGCCACGCCCGGGGGGCTGCGCCGCCTGTCCGACTTCGCCGACGTGTTCATGGGGGTGAAGGACCGCACGACCATCGTCCACATCAACGGGCGCGAGGTGGTGGCGCTGGAGATTTACAAGGAGGGCGACGCGAACACGGTCCGGGTCTGCAACCGGGTCAAGGACCTGCTGGACATTCCCAGAAAGCCCGGCGTTGCCGAGATTTTCATGGAGCAGTACTACAAGACCATGGACGCCGCCCAGGAGCGCGCCCGCGAGGCGGTGTCCGGCAAGGAGCAGTCGGTCCGCGAGGGGGTGCGGAAAAGCGCCAAACGCACCCTGCTGGGCCGCCTTCCCAAAGACGTGAACCTGGTCCTCATCTCCGACCAGTCCCGGTTCATTGTGGCCTCCATCACCGAGGTCCAGAACGCCACCCTGAACGGCGGTCTTCTCGCGCTGATCATCCTGTTCCTGTTCCTGCGCGAGGTGCGCTCGACCATGATCATCGGCGTGGCCATCCCCATCTCCGTGGTGGCGACGTTCGTGCCCATGTTCATGCAGGGCGTCTCGCTCAACATCATGTCCCTGGGCGGGCTGGCCCTGGGCGTGGGCATGCTGGTGGACAACTCGATCGTGGTGCTCGAGAGCATTTTCCGCTGCCGCGAGGAGGGCGACGACATCCTGGACGCCGCCGAGCGCGGCACCAGGGAGGTGTCCGGCGCCGTGCTGGCATCCACCCTGACCACGGTCTGCGTGTTCCTGCCCATCACCTTTGTCGAGGGCATCGCGGGGCAGCTCTTCCGCGATTTGGCCCTCTCCGTCACCTATTCACTGCTCGCCTCGCTGCTCACCGCCATGTACCTCGTGCCCCTCATCGCGTCGCGCCGGAAGCTCCAGTTGGACGCCCAGACGCAGGTGGTCTGGACCCTGCGCGCGTGGCGCGAGGCGCGGGATGACCGGGGCTGGTCCGCCCCTGTTTCCCTGCTGCTGGTCGTGCCCCTGGGCCTGATTTATGCGGGCCGGGGCTTCAAACGCATCGGCGGCGAGACCTTCGGCCCCGCCTGGGCCGCGCTCCATGCGCCCTTTGCCGGCGGCCTCGGCGCGGCGGGCCGGCTGGCCGGAGTCGCGCGCGCGCTGTTCGGGCTCGTGTCCATGCCGGTGCTGTTCCTCCTGTTTCTATGCCAGTTGGCGCTGGCGCTCCTGTACGTCCTGTTCTCGACCGCGCTGCACACCGCGTGCGTCCTCGTGCTGCTGGTGTTTCTCCTCGCGCGCCTGCTGCTGATGATAATCCTGTGGCCCGCGCTCTTCCTCTTTGAAAAGGCCTTCAACGGTCTGCGCGCCGGCTACGCGGTTTCGTTGCGGCACGCCCTGCGCTTCAGCGCGGTGTTCCTGCTGCTGTCCCTGGTCCTGGCGGTGCACGCCGGGTCGGTCGGCGCGCGGCTGGGCCGCGAGCTGATTCCCCCGATGAAGCAGGGCGAGTTCGGCATGCGGGTCGAGGCGCGCGCGGGCACCCGGCTGGCGGACATGGAGGCGCGGGCGCGGCGCTTCGAGGAGATTCTCCGGTCCGCGCCCGAGGTGGACACCGTCACGGTGGAGATAGGCCAGGAGAAATCCAGCACCGAGGCGAACCGGGGCGAGAACATCGCCAATTTCAACGTGCTGCTGAAGAACCCCGACGAGACTGCGGCCTTCCAGGACCGGATCACCGAGGAGCTGCGCGCGAAGGTGATGACCGCGCGCACGGACGAGCAAATCACCTTCACCCTGCCCAGCCTTTTCAGCTTCAAGACGGCCATCGAGCTGCATGTGGTCGGCGACGACCTGGCGGAGCTGCGCCGCGTGGGGGGCCGCGCCATCGAGGTGATCTCCAAGATTCCCGGCGTCAAGGACACCGAGCTGAGCATGAAGTCCGGCTATCCCGAGGTGATCATCGAGCTTGACCGCGAGCTGCTCGCGGCGCGGGGAGTCTCCCCGGGCCAGATAGCCCAGCGGCTCCGCACCGAGGTGCAGGGGGACGTGGCCACCCGCTTCAGCCGCGCCGGGGAGAAGGTGGACATCCGCGTCCGCACCGACCGCGCCCTGCTCAGCAGCGTGGAGGATTTGCGCCGCCTCTCCATCGCCGACGGCTTTGTGCCCATCCCGCTTTCCGATGTCGCCAGCATCACCGTCCGCGAGGGTCCCAGCGAGGTGCGCCGCGTGGACCAGAAACAGGTTGTGGTCATTTACGCCAACGTCGAGGGGCGTGATTTGGGCGCCGTCTCGCGCGACATAGACGACGCGGTCCGGTCCGTGGACCGGCCCGACGACTTTTATTTTGCACAGGGCGGCCAAAACCGCGAGTTGAACACGGCCTATGAAAGCCTCCGCTTCGCGCTGCTCCTCGCCATTTTCCTGGTGTATGTCGTCATGGCGTGCCAGTTCGAGTCCGTGATTCATCCGGCCCTGGTGATGTTCAGCATCCCCCTGGCCTTCGTGGGCGTGGTCTACGCCCTGGACTACACGGGCACCAGCCTGAGCATCATGGTGTTCCTGGGCGGCATCGTGCTGGCGGGCATCGTGGTGAACAACGCCATCGTGCTGGTGGACTACATCAACCAGCTCCGCGCGCGGGGCATGTCCAAGCGCGACGCCATTGTGATGGCGGGCACGGTCCGGCTGCGCCCGATTTTGATGACGACGCTGACGACCGTGCTCGGCCTGCTGCCCATGCTTGCCGCCACCGGCGAGGGCGCCGAGATGCGCCGCCCCATGGCCATCACGGTGATGGCGGGCCTCAGTGCCTCGACCCTTCTCACCCTGTACATCATCCCGATGGTGTACGACCTGTTCGGCGGGAGAGCCCCCAAAAAATGA
- a CDS encoding efflux RND transporter permease subunit, with product MNFSLPTFALRRPVTVLMLSMSMLALGVISWNRMPLNFLPRVDRPFIGVFIAYPGASPSQVEQQIAIPVEGELRTIPGVRRIRTTSTSSGCEVGLLFSLDTDMTIATADVRDRLERLKLVLPDEADKMLIQRFSSGSIPVMAFGVFRDGDQEQFAHLIRTIAEPRLSRIEGVAKVEILSPIQPKEVLIEFSQDNLRAMNLNLAQIIQSLRENSISLSVGELEDGGRKHYTRLMGEYRRIEDIEALVVGPNGLRLRDVAEVGYQSRDEEQYVALDGAGGMVMLVIKESEANTVSTCEKVHAELQRILAEPMFSGTVAHVFFDQSDLINRALSNLFKQGLYGSAMAIAVLFFFLHRIVPTIIVASAIPTSLLVAVVFMFFSGMSLNIVTMVSMIIAVGMLVDNAIVVVENIIRHGQQGASMKDAAVDGATEVGLAIFASTMTTIVVFVPMLYMEAGRMSVFMEQLGGPLIISLFGSLIVALTLVPLIMSRLRPHRHSNMFQAMSHRLRRRPEKAVEPRPATGLVHFLGSLHPVKWVIDMYASLMALALRRRVVCLFLLGAAMYATYYGPMQHVGMREMPKLDTREVRIDLVMDQNYDMETARALFHQVEEQVDSLREALAIKKVLTLHGAVSGFIEVYLHTEDDGPLGLNPPYQTEQVMQILSQVIPKRVPGVELRFSMADAGQAESGETISLFLRGDNGEMLEQYAERLKRVMGLMENVSDPVTNIERGVQEMQVKIDEALAQQAGVSPMIIAQTVDAALRGARMPYMKQGRREVPVWAQFREEDRKSQANLENVTVPGITGKLVPLQQLTDYNKALSPTSIRRINGKNVVTVSAKLSTKNLSQVRGDLQAAVDYLDLPPGYTVDFGEELEDIEANIFNFASTLAMAIILIYLVMAALFESYLLPLSILTTVPMALGGAVWMLAYMGNQFDQITLIGCILMAGVIVNNGIVIVDHINRLYREKGNRTEAIVQAGVDRFRPVMMTAMTTVLGLVPLAMAKTGGASTFAGLGQALIGGLTAGTLLTLVIVPIFFTMLDDFQHWAANFFGNLTGRRLHTAKVAEESPE from the coding sequence ATGAACTTTTCCCTGCCCACGTTCGCGCTGAGGCGTCCGGTGACCGTGCTCATGCTGAGCATGAGCATGCTGGCCCTCGGTGTGATTTCGTGGAACAGGATGCCCCTGAACTTTCTGCCCCGCGTGGACCGCCCCTTCATCGGGGTCTTCATCGCCTACCCCGGGGCGTCCCCCTCGCAGGTGGAGCAGCAGATAGCCATTCCCGTCGAGGGCGAGCTCCGCACCATCCCGGGCGTGCGCCGCATCCGCACCACCTCGACCAGCAGCGGCTGCGAGGTGGGGCTCCTGTTCAGCCTGGACACGGACATGACCATCGCCACGGCGGACGTGCGCGACCGCCTCGAGCGGCTGAAACTGGTCCTGCCGGACGAGGCGGACAAGATGCTCATCCAGCGGTTCAGCTCCGGGTCCATCCCCGTGATGGCCTTCGGCGTGTTCCGCGACGGGGACCAGGAGCAGTTTGCCCACCTGATTCGCACCATCGCCGAGCCCCGCCTCAGCCGGATCGAGGGCGTGGCCAAGGTGGAGATTCTCTCGCCGATCCAGCCCAAGGAGGTGCTCATCGAGTTCAGCCAGGACAACCTGCGCGCCATGAACCTGAACCTGGCCCAGATCATCCAGTCCCTGCGCGAGAACAGCATCAGCCTCTCCGTCGGCGAGCTCGAGGACGGCGGGCGCAAGCACTACACCCGCCTCATGGGCGAGTACCGCCGCATCGAGGACATCGAGGCGCTGGTGGTCGGCCCCAACGGGCTGCGGCTCCGGGACGTGGCCGAGGTGGGGTATCAGTCCCGCGACGAGGAGCAGTATGTGGCCCTGGACGGGGCGGGCGGCATGGTCATGCTGGTCATCAAGGAGTCCGAGGCCAACACCGTCTCCACCTGCGAGAAGGTCCACGCGGAACTCCAGCGCATCCTGGCCGAGCCCATGTTCTCCGGCACGGTCGCGCACGTCTTTTTCGACCAGTCTGACCTTATCAACCGCGCGCTGAGCAACCTCTTCAAGCAGGGCCTCTACGGCTCCGCCATGGCCATCGCCGTGCTCTTTTTCTTCCTGCACCGCATTGTCCCCACCATCATTGTGGCCTCCGCCATCCCCACCTCGCTGCTCGTGGCCGTCGTCTTCATGTTTTTCTCGGGCATGTCGCTGAACATCGTGACCATGGTTTCGATGATTATCGCCGTGGGCATGCTGGTGGACAACGCCATCGTCGTTGTGGAGAACATCATCCGCCACGGCCAGCAGGGCGCGTCCATGAAGGATGCGGCGGTGGACGGCGCCACCGAGGTGGGCCTCGCCATCTTCGCCTCCACCATGACGACCATCGTTGTCTTTGTTCCCATGCTCTATATGGAGGCGGGCCGCATGTCCGTGTTCATGGAGCAGTTGGGCGGCCCCCTCATCATTTCCCTTTTCGGCAGCCTGATCGTCGCGCTGACCCTGGTTCCGCTCATCATGTCGCGCCTGCGGCCGCACCGCCACAGCAACATGTTCCAGGCCATGTCCCACCGGCTGCGCCGCCGTCCCGAAAAGGCGGTGGAGCCCCGGCCCGCCACCGGTCTGGTCCATTTCCTCGGCTCCCTGCATCCGGTGAAATGGGTCATTGACATGTACGCGTCGCTGATGGCCCTGGCACTCCGCCGCCGCGTCGTGTGCCTGTTCCTGCTCGGGGCGGCCATGTACGCCACCTACTACGGGCCCATGCAGCATGTGGGGATGCGCGAGATGCCCAAACTGGACACCCGCGAGGTCCGCATTGACCTCGTCATGGACCAGAATTATGACATGGAGACGGCCCGCGCGCTGTTCCACCAGGTGGAGGAGCAGGTTGACAGCCTCCGGGAGGCCCTCGCCATCAAGAAGGTGCTCACCCTGCACGGCGCGGTCAGCGGCTTCATCGAGGTGTACCTGCACACCGAGGACGACGGCCCCCTTGGGCTGAACCCGCCCTACCAGACGGAGCAGGTCATGCAGATACTCTCGCAGGTCATCCCGAAACGGGTGCCCGGCGTGGAGCTTCGGTTTTCCATGGCCGACGCCGGGCAGGCGGAGTCGGGCGAGACCATCAGCCTCTTTCTGCGGGGTGACAACGGCGAGATGCTGGAGCAGTACGCCGAGCGGCTCAAGCGGGTCATGGGCCTGATGGAGAACGTCTCGGACCCGGTCACGAACATCGAGCGCGGCGTGCAGGAGATGCAGGTGAAGATAGACGAGGCGCTCGCCCAGCAGGCCGGGGTCAGCCCCATGATCATCGCGCAGACCGTGGACGCCGCCCTGCGCGGGGCGCGCATGCCCTACATGAAGCAGGGACGCCGCGAGGTGCCCGTGTGGGCCCAGTTCCGCGAGGAGGACCGCAAGTCCCAGGCCAACCTCGAGAACGTGACCGTGCCGGGCATCACGGGGAAACTGGTCCCCCTCCAGCAGTTGACGGACTACAACAAGGCGCTGAGCCCCACCTCGATCCGCCGCATCAACGGCAAAAACGTCGTCACAGTCTCGGCCAAGCTCAGCACGAAAAACCTCAGCCAGGTCCGCGGCGACCTCCAGGCCGCCGTGGACTATCTGGACCTTCCCCCGGGCTACACCGTGGACTTCGGCGAGGAGCTCGAGGACATCGAGGCGAACATCTTCAATTTCGCCTCCACCCTGGCCATGGCGATCATTCTCATCTACCTCGTCATGGCGGCGCTCTTCGAGTCCTACCTGCTGCCCCTGTCCATCCTCACCACCGTGCCCATGGCCCTCGGCGGAGCGGTGTGGATGCTGGCCTACATGGGCAACCAGTTCGACCAGATCACCCTCATCGGCTGCATCCTCATGGCGGGGGTCATCGTCAACAACGGCATTGTCATTGTGGACCACATCAACCGGCTCTACCGGGAAAAGGGGAACCGCACCGAGGCCATTGTGCAGGCCGGGGTGGACCGGTTCCGCCCCGTCATGATGACCGCCATGACCACGGTCCTCGGGCTGGTGCCCCTGGCCATGGCCAAGACCGGCGGCGCCTCCACCTTTGCGGGCCTGGGCCAGGCGCTCATCGGCGGGCTTACCGCGGGCACCCTGCTCACCCTGGTCATTGTGCCCATATTTTTCACCATGCTGGACGATTTCCAGCATTGGGCCGCGAATTTTTTTGGAAATCTCACCGGCCGGCGCCTTCATACGGCGAAAGTGGCGGAGGAGTCCCCGGAATAG
- a CDS encoding DUF1080 domain-containing protein produces MKHLVFALLAAALLSAAAVAAEDAAQQQHRITLFNDADFTGWKLFLPDKGADPFNTWSVRDGVIRCTGSPAGYLRTTETYSDYTLSFEWRWPAGGGNSGVLIHVQDKDEVWPKSIEGQLQSGHAGDIWIIGGTTFTEHVNKDDRRVVKGEASSEKPLGEWNQYKVVCKGDTIELYINGTLQNRATGCTVTSGFIGLQSEGTPIEFRNIHIEPMGK; encoded by the coding sequence ATGAAACACCTTGTTTTTGCGCTTCTGGCCGCCGCGCTGCTTTCGGCGGCCGCCGTGGCCGCCGAAGATGCCGCACAGCAGCAGCACCGAATCACCCTGTTCAACGACGCTGATTTCACCGGATGGAAACTGTTTTTGCCCGACAAGGGGGCGGACCCCTTCAACACCTGGTCCGTGAGGGACGGCGTGATTCGCTGCACGGGCAGTCCGGCGGGTTACCTGCGCACCACGGAGACCTATTCAGACTACACCCTGTCTTTTGAGTGGCGCTGGCCCGCCGGCGGCGGGAACAGCGGTGTGCTCATTCATGTGCAGGACAAGGACGAGGTGTGGCCGAAGTCCATCGAGGGGCAGCTCCAGAGCGGGCACGCGGGGGATATCTGGATCATCGGCGGGACCACCTTCACCGAGCACGTCAACAAGGACGACCGGCGGGTGGTGAAAGGGGAGGCGTCCAGCGAGAAGCCCCTGGGGGAGTGGAACCAGTACAAGGTCGTCTGCAAGGGCGACACCATCGAGCTTTACATCAACGGCACGCTTCAGAACCGCGCCACGGGATGCACCGTCACTTCCGGCTTCATCGGCCTCCAGAGCGAGGGCACGCCCATCGAGTTCAGGAACATCCACATCGAGCCGATGGGCAAGTAA
- the queF gene encoding NADPH-dependent 7-cyano-7-deazaguanine reductase QueF — protein MNERPAARDQFRALDKSIPFCGPEAIDAACLECFAYEYADTPHGAAMEIVTTTDEFTSVCPFSGLPDFARITVRYVPDRLCLELRSLKYYLLSYRNVGIWYEHLVNRMLEDLAAACAPRRMTVEIACNPRGGLGSTVTASYDRDTMGPPASLKTAGGG, from the coding sequence ATGAACGAGCGGCCCGCGGCCCGTGACCAGTTCAGGGCGCTGGACAAATCCATCCCCTTCTGCGGACCCGAGGCGATAGATGCGGCCTGCCTCGAGTGCTTCGCCTACGAGTACGCGGACACCCCCCACGGCGCGGCCATGGAAATCGTCACCACCACGGACGAGTTCACCTCGGTGTGCCCCTTTTCGGGCCTGCCCGATTTCGCCAGAATCACCGTCCGCTACGTGCCGGACCGCCTCTGCCTCGAACTGCGCTCGCTGAAGTATTATCTGCTGTCCTACCGGAATGTCGGCATCTGGTACGAGCATCTGGTGAACCGGATGCTGGAGGACCTGGCGGCGGCCTGCGCGCCGCGCCGGATGACCGTCGAGATTGCCTGCAACCCGCGCGGCGGGCTGGGCAGCACGGTGACCGCGTCCTATGACCGGGACACCATGGGTCCGCCGGCCTCCTTGAAAACGGCGGGGGGCGGCTGA
- a CDS encoding radical SAM protein has translation MPPRDDTLLVTEIFYSIQGESTRAGLPCVFVRLARCNLRCRWCDTEYSFKGGDRMTLDAVLAKVGGWDCGLVEITGGEPLAQKNCPALAARLLDAGKTVLVETGGSLPIDTLPPGVVRIMDLKCPDSGMCARNYWPNVDVLDPARDEVKFVIASRGDYEWSRDILRKYNLAARCRAVLMSPVRDAVPFDALAAWMLEDGLPARFQAQLHKIIWAPDRRGV, from the coding sequence ATGCCCCCCAGGGACGACACCCTGCTGGTCACCGAGATTTTTTACAGCATCCAGGGGGAATCCACCCGGGCTGGGTTGCCCTGTGTCTTTGTGCGCCTTGCACGGTGCAACCTGCGCTGCCGGTGGTGCGACACGGAATACAGTTTCAAGGGCGGCGACAGGATGACCCTCGACGCGGTTCTGGCCAAGGTGGGCGGGTGGGACTGCGGCCTGGTGGAGATCACGGGCGGGGAGCCCCTGGCGCAAAAGAACTGCCCGGCCCTTGCGGCGCGCCTGCTGGACGCGGGAAAGACCGTGCTGGTGGAGACCGGCGGTTCCCTGCCGATTGACACGCTGCCGCCGGGGGTGGTCCGCATCATGGACCTGAAATGCCCGGACAGCGGCATGTGCGCCCGGAATTACTGGCCGAATGTGGATGTTTTGGACCCGGCGCGGGACGAGGTGAAGTTTGTCATCGCAAGCCGCGGGGACTATGAATGGAGCCGTGACATCCTGCGCAAGTATAATCTGGCGGCGCGCTGCCGCGCCGTGCTGATGTCGCCGGTGCGGGACGCCGTGCCTTTCGACGCGCTGGCCGCCTGGATGCTGGAGGACGGCCTGCCCGCGCGTTTTCAGGCGCAACTGCACAAAATCATCTGGGCGCCGGACCGGCGCGGAGTGTGA
- a CDS encoding 6-carboxytetrahydropterin synthase encodes MRAHIVKAIFFEAARRVRRTPDAPPQLTGHSYKVELLAGGEVDPELGWVVDYGDMKALFEPVRRQLDHRCLDDIPALGGDTSPENIARWIGEQLRPWPAWFEGVRVSVLGEGVFAPALLPANPFEGLPERFGFSFAAAQSLPQLPPSHPCHHLHGHTYQAEVAGADFDALEKSLEPLHAALHDRHINTVPGLEQATCERICRWMWRFLEGRGARPTLVVVQETPNNRCLYLGE; translated from the coding sequence TTGAGAGCCCACATCGTCAAGGCGATTTTTTTTGAGGCGGCGCGGCGTGTGCGCCGGACTCCGGACGCGCCCCCGCAGCTCACCGGGCACAGTTACAAGGTGGAACTGCTGGCGGGGGGCGAAGTGGACCCCGAACTCGGCTGGGTGGTGGACTACGGCGACATGAAGGCGCTGTTCGAGCCGGTGCGCCGCCAGTTGGACCACCGCTGCCTGGACGACATCCCCGCCCTGGGCGGGGACACCTCGCCGGAAAACATCGCCCGGTGGATAGGCGAACAGTTGCGGCCCTGGCCGGCGTGGTTCGAGGGGGTGCGCGTGTCCGTGCTGGGCGAGGGCGTCTTTGCGCCCGCGCTGCTGCCCGCCAACCCCTTCGAGGGGCTGCCGGAGCGTTTCGGCTTCTCCTTCGCCGCCGCCCAGTCCCTGCCCCAGTTGCCGCCGTCGCACCCCTGCCACCACCTCCACGGCCACACCTACCAGGCGGAAGTCGCCGGAGCGGATTTTGACGCGCTGGAAAAGAGCCTGGAGCCGCTCCACGCCGCGCTGCATGACCGGCACATCAACACTGTGCCGGGGCTGGAGCAGGCCACCTGCGAGCGGATTTGCCGCTGGATGTGGCGATTCCTGGAGGGGCGCGGGGCGCGCCCGACCCTGGTGGTGGTGCAGGAGACACCAAACAACCGCTGCCTCTACCTGGGCGAATAG
- a CDS encoding LamG domain-containing protein, which translates to MECSRNFSRRGPTIRLWAVAAVAVLVCGLAVAESPQVFYPFNGNANDLSGRTGRNGTLQGAPTLGADRNSVANQAYSFNGTSQYVTTPYQQGSGITAYSISAWFRSNSADTNGRTIVSARGADADRSLTLSMGTGFGVPAGRIFFGLDTSGVGFGVYTNTAYNDNNWHHVVGIFSRASGTIVNGDFTIYVDGAQAATTTVSVGSPGTAPITNTSTTTIGRQMQWASSYWNGGLDDIGIYARVLSAGDIACLYSATAAMKSTWDFNGAGNVEGWTAMNQIASGPTQSGGQMQYTTAAAASDPMIGSPMMALPRAQGSWLKVRAQNGTTATGAILFWDSDLVADFTGGHQGNYPINPGDTQVSEYWLNLATTGANWTGTTYIQQFRFDFPDNGGSLTGPVNVDQIAILSSGPPAPTVAAVTRQNPVTATWTNASQV; encoded by the coding sequence ATGGAATGCAGCAGGAATTTTTCCCGGAGGGGGCCAACCATCCGCCTGTGGGCGGTCGCCGCAGTGGCCGTGCTGGTGTGCGGGCTGGCCGTCGCGGAAAGCCCGCAGGTCTTTTACCCGTTTAATGGCAATGCCAACGACCTGAGCGGCAGGACGGGAAGAAACGGCACGCTCCAGGGAGCGCCGACATTGGGCGCCGACCGGAACAGCGTCGCCAACCAGGCGTACAGTTTCAACGGCACCAGCCAGTATGTCACCACCCCCTACCAGCAGGGAAGCGGCATCACCGCCTATTCCATTTCCGCGTGGTTCCGCAGCAATTCCGCCGACACCAACGGCAGGACCATCGTTTCCGCGCGGGGTGCGGATGCTGACAGAAGTCTGACCCTGAGCATGGGCACCGGTTTCGGCGTTCCCGCAGGCCGCATCTTTTTTGGTCTGGACACTTCGGGTGTGGGTTTCGGCGTCTACACCAACACCGCCTACAACGACAACAACTGGCACCATGTGGTGGGCATATTCTCCCGGGCCAGCGGCACCATCGTGAACGGGGACTTCACCATCTATGTGGACGGAGCCCAGGCGGCGACGACCACGGTGTCTGTGGGCTCGCCGGGCACCGCGCCCATCACCAACACCAGCACCACGACCATCGGCCGGCAGATGCAGTGGGCCAGCAGTTACTGGAACGGCGGCCTGGACGACATCGGCATTTATGCACGCGTCCTGAGCGCGGGCGACATCGCCTGCCTGTACTCGGCGACCGCCGCCATGAAGAGCACCTGGGACTTCAACGGTGCCGGAAATGTCGAGGGCTGGACCGCGATGAACCAGATCGCCAGCGGCCCCACCCAGTCCGGCGGACAGATGCAGTACACCACCGCCGCCGCCGCCTCGGACCCGATGATCGGCTCGCCGATGATGGCGCTGCCCCGCGCCCAGGGCTCCTGGCTGAAGGTCCGCGCCCAGAACGGCACCACCGCCACCGGCGCCATCCTCTTCTGGGACAGTGATCTTGTGGCGGATTTCACGGGCGGGCACCAGGGGAACTACCCGATCAACCCGGGCGACACGCAGGTCAGCGAGTACTGGCTGAACCTGGCCACCACGGGCGCCAACTGGACCGGCACGACCTACATCCAGCAGTTCCGGTTTGACTTTCCGGACAACGGCGGCAGCCTTACCGGCCCCGTCAATGTGGACCAGATTGCCATTCTCTCCTCCGGGCCGCCCGCGCCCACCGTGGCCGCAGTCACGCGGCAGAACCCCGTCACCGCCACTTGGACCAACGCGTCACAGGTCA